A genome region from Trichosurus vulpecula isolate mTriVul1 chromosome 5, mTriVul1.pri, whole genome shotgun sequence includes the following:
- the SAMD9L gene encoding sterile alpha motif domain-containing protein 9-like, whose protein sequence is MTDLTTNIDDWTKEDVKQWVTKELKIEEKYGQILLSEEVSGLVLNVLEEKDLVNMGIPRGPALLIMRTFKTLKSTPPESSVQTFGKQDSLKTPTKKDTMRTKLKTENTEKAISTTNSQDITNSECMKESKLTTENVLDDAEVEPRRLSCMPYPFDNFHDSCRYIQHYILQPETGPLNLIDPVHEYKALTNTETATEEDIKMKFSQEVFKFASACMNSRTNGTIHFGVKDKPHGEIVGLKITNKEAFVDHFNLMIKHYFDYDEQVNIARKCIREPRFVEVLRQNNTLSDRFVIEVDVIPQYSICKNTLFRIRMQNCKEKRWKENNEYSVFVREGASSKDILANVKQNDANYKKFLLDLDSLANSRKSAEKEYGTKKKMKGNEGPKLVKLLTGNRDLLDNSRYEWYILVASKCHPNQTKHLDFLKEIKWFAVLEFDPESGNNGLVKSYRETRAANLHFPHQYDDEVIQNPNKLNLYQQPSWIFCNGRTDLEGQEDKPLESSLWQRERASEVRKLISFLTHENIMPRGKFLVVFLLLSPVEDPRDPLIEAFCAFYQDLKGMENILCICINSHICQRWKSLLQARLTMVDELSDQCISTLSLEKINGTILKLKSRIHSSQRFLPSTGLSTVLLKKEEDFMSALEILCENECEDTELEADENKFLEFMKSQEEHFYRGGKVSWWNFYFSSKKYSTFIKRDKYKNLKEMIQDWADTPKQTCAKIVNLYHHPGCGGTTLAMHVLWKLKKKFRCAVLKNKATEFPEIGEQVISLIKYGSNGQPDYLPVLLLVDDFEEQENVYMLQNYILAAVAEKGIQYEKPLVIILNCMRSQNPLKSAKHPDSIALENKLSEIEQRAFEVKLKEIEKQHKNFKDFYSFMIMKSNFDEKYIENVVRNILKGLEIHSKEAQLISFLALLNSYVTNSIISVSQCEEFLGIANKRTFWGTECLEDKMGNYSTLLIQVEVQEKGKYKAARIIHPLIANHCLVELKTSYHLAKSQITLELLEESLFYNIGIGRDKLSQDVETLLLTRQRREHGDETNTLFSPLIEAVQQEEGNDKVVMVLQKGTIRFPQNAFICQALARHFYLKEKNFPSALKWAEKAKTLAPCNSYISDTIGQVYKSKIKWWLEENARSRSITVHDLRNLLETAGTASKAFKLCQEQSKMKENVREDLDNQRWKRRYDSYNTAGYQGEIEVCLCTIQVLQLISFFGKEDQVCNEHMVKFLSGKGDIPGDPNDEYHLALKEFIPYLSNLQLDLKQAFDFFDNYFVLLKPKNIIKEKEEIKLRRKVIECFNRYAAVFGPLDLQQYQDKNPKTKLVLPIQVENCRRSLEILKADKFSGLLEYLLTNQRSAANKMEDIIDQYTYLLGQLTNKTHLREKQNFILANIVLSCIRPASKLVQPLPKLKKQLQEILKQVGFNHKFPEPYFLASLLFWPENQQLDSDSGQMEKYISSLNMSFKSQYKYMCHFKQPIAHFYLGKGSGFNRLVHKVKIEQCFQNVSDTNILFQSGAVWEEKKVQELLLRLRGRAEGELIYVEYGRDEKIKIPVRPVFLGRLRSGRSIEKVSFYLGFSLEGPLAYGIEII, encoded by the coding sequence ATGACTGACCTGACAACAAATATTGATGACTGGACCAAAGAAGATGTGAAACAATGGGTGACAAAAGAACTCAAGATTGAGGAAAAATATGGACAAATCCTACTTTCTGAAGAAGTGTCAGGCTTAGTATTAAATGTCTTAGAAGAGAAGGATCTTGTGAATATGGGTATACCACGTGGCCCAGCTCTTTTGATAATGCGCACTTTTAAAACATTGAAGAGCACTCCACCAGAAAGTTCTGTTCAGACATTTGGAAAACAAGATAGCTTGAAAACTCCTACAAAGAAAGACACAATGAGAACAAAACTCAaaacagaaaatacagaaaaggCAATTTCAACTACCAACTCTCAAGATATTACAAATTCTGAATGTATGAAGGAATCAAAGCTCACTACAGAAAATGTATTAGATGATGCAGAAGTAGAACCAAGAAGATTATCGTGTATGCCATATCCTTTTGACAACTTCCATGACAGCTGTCGTTATATACAGCATTATATTCTGCAGCCAGAAACAGGACCACTAAATCTCATTGATCCAGTCCATGAGTATAAGGCATTAACTAATACTGAGACAGCAACTGAGGAAGACATCAAAATGAAATTCAGCCAAGAAGTCTTTAAATTTGCTTCAGCCTGCATGAATTCTCGTACCAACGGCACTATCCATTTTGGTGTCAAAGACAAACCCCACGGAGAAATTGTTGGGTTGAAAATTACCAATAAAGAAGCTTTTGTTGACCACTTCAATCTGATGATCAAACACTATTTTGATTATGATGAGCAGGTCAATATAGCACGTAAATGTATTAGGGAACCCAGGTTTGTGGAAGTCTTACGGCAGAACAATACTCTATCTGATAGATTTGTTATTGAAGTTGATGTCATTCCTCAGTATTCCATATGTAAAAACACTCTTTTCCGCATCAGAATGCAAAACTGTAAAGAAAAAAGgtggaaagaaaataatgaatactCAGTTTTTGTGAGGGAGGGAGCCAGCTCTAAAGACATCCTTGCTAATGTCAAGCAAAATGATGCAAATTACAAAAAGTTTTTACTTGATTTGGATTCACTGGCAAATTCCAGAAAATCTGCAGAAAAAGAATATGgaacaaaaaagaagatgaagggaaatgaaGGGCCAAAGCTGGTGAAACTACTCACAGGAAACCGAGACCTGTTGGACAATTCCCGCTATGAATGGTACATTCTGGTGGCCAGTAAGTGCCATCCAAATCAAACAAAGCACCTGGACTTTCTAAAGGAGATTAAATGGTTTGCTGTGTTGGAGTTTGATCCTGAATCTGGGAACAATGGGTTGGTGAAATCTTACCGAGAGACTCGAGCAGCAAATCTTCATTTTCCACATCAATATGATGACGAAGTTATCCAAAATCCCAATAAGTTGAATCTTTATCAACAGCCCAGCTGGATCTTTTGCAATGGTAGGACAGACCTGGAAGGGCAGGAGGACAAGCCTTTAGAGTCATCTTTATGGCAACGAGAAAGAGCTTCTGAAGTCCGAAAACTCATTTCCTTCCTTACTCATGAAAACATAATGCCAAGAGGGAAGTTTTTGGTGGTGTTTCTGTTACTCTCTCCAGTGGAAGATCCAAGAGATCCTCTCATTGAAGCATTCTGTGCTTTCTACCAAGATCTGAAGGGAATGGAAAACATATTGTGCATCTGCATCAATTCACACATATGTCAGCGATGGAAAAGTCTTCTACAAGCCAGACTGACAATGGTTGATGAGCTCTCAGACCAATGTATTTCTACCTTAAGTCTTGAAAAGATAAATGGTACAATTCTGAAATTAAAATCAAGGATTCATTCTTCACAAAGGTTTTTGCCATCAACTGGTTTATCTACTGTTCTcctgaaaaaggaagaagatttcATGAGTGCTCTAGAAATCCTCTGTGAAAATGAATGTGAAGACACGGAATTAGAGGCGGATGAAAATAAGTTCCTTGAATTCATGAAATCTCAAGAGGAGCATTTTTATCGAGGTGGCAAAGTTTCCTGGTGGAACTTTTACTTTTCCTCTAAAAAGTATTCAACTTTTATAAAAAGGGACAAATATAAAAACCTTAAAGAGATGATTCAAGACTGGGCAGATACTCCTAAACAAACATGTGCCAAAATTGTTAATCTTTATCACCACCCAGGCTGTGGGGGAACTACATTGGCCATGCATGTTCTCtggaaactaaagaaaaaattcagatgtGCTGTGCTGAAAAATAAAGCAACTGAATTTCCAGAAATTGGAGAACAGGTAATCAGTTTAATCAAATATGGTTCAAATGGCCAGCCAGATTATTTACCTGTACTGCTCCTTGTGGATGATTTTGAGGAACAAGAAAATGTCTATATGCTTCAGAATTATATTCTTGCAGCTGTAGCAGAAAAGGGTATTCAATATGAAAAACCTCTAGTGATCATTTTAAACTGTATGAGATCCCAGAATCCTCTTAAAAGTGCAAAACATCCAGACAGCATTGCTCTGGAAAATAAACTTTCTGAGATAGAGCAAAGAGCTTTTGAGGTCAAactgaaagaaattgaaaagcaaCACAAGAACTTTAaagatttttattctttcatgatCATGAAAAGTAATTTTGAtgaaaaatacatagaaaatgtTGTCAGGAACATACTGAAAGGGCTCGAAATACATAGCAAGGAAGCACAACTCATTTCCTTTCTGGCTTTACTGAACTCTTATGTTACTAATTCCATAATCTCAGTATCCCAGTGTGAGGAATTCTTGGGAATTGCAAACAAGAGGACTTTCTGGGGAACCGAATGCCTTGAAGACAAGATGGGAAACTATTCTACTCTTTTGATTCAAGTGGAAGTGCAGGAAAAAGGGAAGTACAAAGCTGCAAGGATCATCCATCCTCTGATCGCCAATCACTGTCTAGTTGAATTGAAAACCTCTTATCATTTGGCTAAAAGTCAAATCACACTGGAACTGTTAGAAGAgagtttattttataatattggaATAGGAAGAGATAAACTTTCCCAAGATGTGGAAACTTTGTTGCTTACCAGACAGCGCAGGGAGCATGGGGATGAGACAAATACTTTGTTTTCTCCATTGATTGAAGCAGTGCAACAGGAAGAAGGTAATGATAAAGTAGTAATGGTCTTGCAGAAAGGAACTATTCGATTCCCCCAGAATGCATTCATTTGTCAAGCCTTAGCGAGACATTTCTACCTTAAGGAGAAGAACTTTCCCAGTGCTCTGAAGTGggcagagaaagcaaaaacactGGCACCCTGCAACTCCTATATCTCAGATACAATTGGTCAAGTCTACAAAAGTAAGATAAAATGGTGGTTGGAAGAAAATGCAAGAAGTAGGAGCATCACTGTTCATGATCTGAGAAATCTCCTAGAAACTGCTGGAACAGCCTCCAAAGCCTTCAAATTGTGTCAGGAGcaaagtaaaatgaaagaaaatgtcagAGAGGATTTGGACAAtcaaagatggaaaaggaggtatgatTCCTACAATACAGCAGGCTATCAAGGAGAGATTGAAGTATGTCTTTGCACAATCCAGGTTCTAcagctcatttctttttttggcaaagaagATCAAGTGTGTAACGAACACATGGTAAAATTTTTATCTGGAAAGGGTGATATTCCTGGGGATCCAAATGATGAGTATCACTTAGCATTGAAGGAGTTCATTCCTTACCTGAGTAACTTGCAGTTAGATTTGAAACAAGCCTTTGATTTTTTCGATAACTACTTTGTCCTTCTGAAGCCCAAGAAcatcattaaagaaaaagaagaaataaaacttcGGAGAAAGGTGATTGAATGTTTCAATAGATATGCAGCAGTATTCGGTCCCTTAGATCTGCAGCAATATCAGgacaaaaacccaaaaacaaaactcgTTTTGCCAATTCAAGTAGAGAACTGTAGGAGAAGCCtggaaattttaaaagcagacaaGTTTTCTGGATTATTAGAGTATCTTCTCACTAACCAAAGAAGTGCTGCTAACAAAATGGAAGATATCATAGATCAATATACTTATCTCCTTGGACAGTTGACCAATAAAACCCATTTGAGAGAAAAGCAGAATTTCATTCTGGCCAACATCGTTCTCAGTTGTATAAGACCAGCTTCCAAACTGGTGCAACCCCTGCCTAAGCTAAAGAAACAGCTCCAAGAAATCCTGAAGCAAGTAGGTTTCAATCACAAATTCCCAGAACCTTACTTCCTTGCCTCCCTGTTGTTCTGGCCAGAAAACCAACAACTTGATTCAGAttctggacaaatggaaaagtatATTTCATCTCTAAATATGTCCTTCAAGTCACAGTACAAGTATATGTGTCACTTCAAACAGCCAATTGCACATTTTTACCTTGGAAAAGGCAGTGGTTTCAACAGGCTTGTGCACAAAGTCAAAATTGAGCAGTGTTTTCAAAACGTGTCAGACACAAATATCCTGTTTCAGAGTGGGGCTGtgtgggaagagaaaaaagtccAGGAACTTTTGCTACGATTAAGGGGCCGGGCTGAGGGTGAACTCATCTATGTAGAGTatggaagagatgaaaaaatcaaGATCCCTGTGAGGCCTGTTTTCTTAGGTAGATTACGGAGTGGCAGAAGTATAGAAAAAGTATCCTTCTACCTGGGATTTTCCCTTGAAGGTCCACTTGCATATGGcatagagatcatttaa
- the LOC118851872 gene encoding sterile alpha motif domain-containing protein 9-like — MTEQVNLPENTDDWTSEDVYQWVTGKLKLNLKYGEILKKEEVNGMSLKRSVKQDLIDMGIKHGPALQIIKMFRELNSECSKQILGEKDGKKTEDQCVTKEKTRKSKKNQIDTKTDTSTKPKEACESSEVKPTKETRSHPEETKDDLPYRGWSCSTYPFDSFHKSFRYKEHDVIIQPETGLLNLIDPVHEFKALTATEGATDKDIKMKFSNEVFRFASACMNCRTNGTIHFGVKDKPHGEIVGVKLTEVDKSTFIDHFYTKMEDYFDKEGVGEAKQCIRPPRFVEVLLKNDTTSERFVIEVDIIPKHSICNKKYFPIKMQTYKKNRWEKNTELSLFVRDGTSSKDIYANPKQKDGNLKAFLSGLESQDESRKAAEDYRPKEIKTESEGRKLVHLLTGDQDLDNSYYNWYILVVNKCHPNQIEHLDFLKEIRWFAVLEFDPESVSNGVAKAYRKTRAANLHFPNQYQDNTTSITEKIENLSLFKQPSWIFCNGRSDINMEEHQPLELSLWFKKRATKVRKLISFLTCEDIMQPEKFLVVFLLLSPVEDPKDPFIETFSTFYQELGGMDNILSISIDPQIGSQWKDLLQVRFSATDLTNRCITTLSLEELNGTILTLKPQTESPSRFLPSNGSSIILQKKDEDSMTALEILCENECKGTDIEKDKTKFTEFQKSQEEHFYLGGKVSWWNFYFSSENYSSPFIKRDSYQKITEMILSLANSPRETCAEVINLYHHPGCGGTTLAMHVLWELKNKFRCAVLKSKTSDFVDIGTQVRTLLTYCSENQHHHLPVLLLVDDFEEQETVSDLCNHINSAIEEAYIQYETPLVIILNCMRSQRPEKDAKNPDSVAVINKLSSKEQRAFDSKFQEIEKKHQNCRDFYSFMIMKENFDKKYIENVVKHILKGLNVDSKEGQLISFLSLLNFYISDSDISVIQCENFLGLTNKREYWSRRCLEDKMGNYSPILIRTKVVDCGRYEGVRIIHPLIASRCLEELKLTSEMAKSDIALKLLKEDEFYQPGIRRDKFVRTVQMLLLKRQKEYSKETTNPRKDINTLFSPLIVDIQKEEGNDQVQKVLCEGTIRFEHHALIYQALARHFYINENNFEDAITWAEKAKKRRPGNSFVSDTLGQVYKSQLIFYKDKIQQGKIVSPQELEDLLCIAVKASDAFRESQQHNEYRDHETGQYHSSKRRYGMYNTSCYLGEIEVCMQIIQVLKKVPLSDERNKSSRGVIVQLLCGKNDLLLDSSIQQNGYYPVIKKHMLYLNALQCRLQMTFDILRDYYVLLKERDKEREILEEKNQVKMQGLLRQYTSIFFNSETMQSRVTSFGKSLPEVTCWSKLEASNAVSFSGLLKYLTENEKNAIKMESIVNNYKLLVENANLPQVREKQNFILSNIILNCLKPSSKVIQPLDKLKEMLQGVLQQVGLHFPYPDPYFLATLLFWPENQQLDQNSKQIGKFITTLRRSFREKYGQMCRAKKPFTHFYLGKGRGLNQFIHRERIEQCFQNESDLRVLWQHGDVWREEKVKDLLLRLNGRVGDDFIYVDHGTKENLEIPVQPAILGQLRCGRSVERVSFYLGFSTGGPIAYDIKII; from the coding sequence atgactgaacaagtgaATCTGCCTGAAAATACAGATGACTGGACAAGTGAAGATGTTTACCAGTGGGTAACAGGAAAACTTAAGCTTAACTTGAAATATGGGGAAATCTTGAAAAAGGAAGAAGTGAATGGAATGAGTTTAAAACGATCCGTTAAACAAGATCTCATTGACATGGGCATAAAACATGGACCTGCcctacaaataataaaaatgtttaggGAATTGAATTCTGAATGTTCTAAGCAGATATTGGgagaaaaagatgggaaaaaaactGAAGACCAGTGTGTGACAaaggaaaaaactagaaaaagcaaaaagaatcaAATAGACACAAAGACAGATACCAGCACTAAACCCAAGGAAGCCTGTGAGTCATCAGAGGTCAAGCCTACTAAAGAAACAAGAAGTCACCCTGAGGAAACAAAAGATGATCTGCCGTACAGAGGATGGTCATGTTCAACATATCCTTTTGACAGTTTCCACAAAAGTTTTCGTTATAAAGAGCATGATGTTATTATCCAACCTGAAACAGGGTTACTCAATCTCATTGATCCAGTCCATGAGTTTAAGGCTCTGACTGCCACAGAGGGAGCCACAGACAAAGACATTAAGATGAAATTTAGCAATGAAGTCTTTCGATTTGCTTCAGCCTGCATGAACTGCCGCACCAATGGCACTATCCATTTTGGAGTCAAGGACAAACCCCATGGAGAAATAGTTGGGGTGAAACTCACTGAGGTGGATAAAAGTACATTTATTGACCACTTCTATACGAAGATGGAAGACTATTTTGACAAGGAGGGTGTTGGGGAAGCAAAGCAGTGCATTAGGCCACCAAGGTTTGTGGAAGTCTTACTGAAGAATGATACCACATCTGAGAGATTCGTCATTGAAGTAGACATCATTCCAAAACACTCCATTTGtaacaaaaaatatttcccaattaagaTGCAAACTTATAAAAAGAACAGATGGGAGAAAAATACTGAACTCTCTCTGTTTGTGAGGGATGGCACTAGTTCTAAAGACATCTATGCTAATCCAAAGCAAAAAGATGGAAATCTGAAAGCATTTTTGTCAGGTTTAGAATCACAGGATGAGTCCAGAAAAGCAGCAGAAGACTATcgaccaaaagaaataaaaacagaaagtgAGGGAAGAAAGTTGGTTCATCTTCTCACAGGAGACCAAGACTTAGATAATTCTTACTATAATTGGTACATTCTTGTGGTAAATAAGTGTCATCCAAATCAAATTGAGCACCTGGACTTTCTAAAGGAAATTAGATGGTTTGCCGTGTTAGAGTTTGATCCCGAATCTGTGAGTAATGGGGTTGCCAAAGCTTACAGAAAGACCCGAGCAGCTAATCTTCACTTTCCTAATCAATACCAAGACAATACAACCTCAATTACCgaaaaaattgaaaatctgaGTCTTTTTAAGCAACCCAGCTGGATCTTCTGCAATGGCAGGTCAGACATTAACATGGAAGAGCATCAACCTTTAGAACTTAgtttatggtttaaaaaaagagccaCTAAAGTTCGGAAATTAATCTCATTTCTTACATGTGAAGACATAATGCAACCCGAAAAGTTTTTAGTAGTGTTTCTATTGCTGTCCCCAGTAGAAGATCCTAAAGATCCTTTTATTGAGACATTTTCTACTTTCTACCAAGAATTGGGAGGAATGGACAACATACTGTCTATCTCCATAGATCCACAAATAGGTTCACAATGGAAAGATCTTTTGCAAGTCAGATTCTCAGCTACAGACCTCACAAACAGATGTATTACTACTTTAAGTCTTGAAGAGTTGAATGGCACCATTCTTACACTAAAACCTCAGACTGAATCTCCTTCAAGATTTTTGCCATCAAATGGCTCTTCGATCATTCTTCAGAAGAAAGATGAAGACTCTATGACAGCACTGGAAATCCTCTGTGAAAATGAATGCAAAGGCACAGACATAGAGAAAGATAAAACCAAATTCACTGAATTCCAGAAATCCCAAGAGGAACATTTTTATCTAGGTGGAAAAGTTTCATGGTGGAACttctatttttcctctgaaaactattcTTCACCTTTTATCAAAAGGGATAGCTATCAAAAAATTACAGAGATGATACTATCTTTAGCAAATTCCCCTAGGGAAACCTGTGCAGAAGTGATCAATTTGTATCATCATCCAGGCTGTGGAGGGACCACATTAGCAATGCATGTTCTCTGGGAACTGAAGAATAAATTCCGATGTGCAGTATTGAAAAGTAAAACATCTGACTTTGTAGATATTGGAACACAGGTGAGGACTTTACTCACTTATTGCTCAGAGAACCAACACCACCACTTGCCTGTTCTCCTCCTGGTGGATGATTTTGAAGAACAAGAAACTGTATCTGATTTGTGCAATCACATTAATTCAGCCATTGAAGAAGCTTATATTCAGTATGAGACACctttagttattattttaaattgcatGAGATCCCAGAGGCCAGAAAAGGATGCTAAAAACCCTGACAGTGTTGCAGTGATAAACAAACTTTCTAGCAAAGAGCAAAGAGCATTTGATTCCAAATTTCAGGAAATTGAAAAGAAGCACCAAAACTGTAGAGATTTTTATTCCTTTATGATCATGAAAGAAAATTTTGATAAGAAATACATTGAAAATGTTGTGAAACACATCCTGAAAGGGTTGAATGTTGACAGCAAAGAAGGACAATTAATTTCTTTCCTGTCTCTGCTTAATTTTTACATTTCTGATTCTGACATCTCTGTGATACAGTGTGAGAACTTTTTAGGATTAACCAACAAAAGGGAATATTGGAGCAGAAGGTGCTTAGAAGACAAAATGGGGAATTACTCTCCAATTCTTATCCGTACCAAAGTGGTAGATTGTGGGAGGTATGAAGGAGTCCGTATCATTCACCCCTTAATCGCCAGTCGCTGTTTAGAAGAATTGAAACTTACCTCTGAAATGGCAAAGAGTGATATTGCACTGAAGCTATTAAAAGAAGATGAATTTTATCAACCTGGAATAAGAAGAGACAAATTTGTGCGGACTGTGCAGATGCTGCTGCTGAAAAGACAGAAGGAATACAGTAAAGAAACAACGAACCCAAGGAAGGATATAAatactttattttctcctttaattgTGGACAtccagaaagaggaagggaatgatCAGGTTCAGAAAGTCTTATGTGAAGGAACTATCAGATTTGAGCATCATGCCTTGATCTATCAAGCCTTAGCAAGACATTtttatattaatgaaaataattttgaagatgCCATTACTTGGgcagagaaagcaaagaagagaagACCAGGGAACTCCTTTGTCTCTGATACACTTGGACAAGTCTACAAAAGCCAACTTATCTTCTATAAGGATAAGATTCAGCAAGGGAAAATTGTATCTCCTCAGGAACTGGAAGACCTTCTATGTATAGCAGTGAAAGCTTCAGATGCCTTCAGAgaatctcagcaacacaatgaatACAGAGACCATGAAACTGGACAATATCATAGCTCTAAAAGGAGGTATGGGATGTATAATACATCATGTTACTTGGGAGAAATAGAAGTTTGTATGCAGATAATTCAGGTCCTAAAGAAAGTTCCCCTTTCTGATGAAAGAAATAAGTCATCTAGAGGGGTCATTGTCCAACTTTTGTGTGGAAAGAATGATCTTCTCCTAGATTCTTCAATTCAGCAGAATGGATATTACCCAGTAATCAAAAAGCACATGCTTTATTTAAATGCTCTTCAGTGCCGTTTGCAAATGACTTTTGATATTCTTCGAGATTACTATGTTCTTCTGAaggaaagagacaaggaaagggaaattttggaagaaaaaaaccaGGTTAAAATGCAAGGATTATTGAGACAGTATACAAGTATATTCTTCAACTCAGAGACTATGCAATCAAGGGTGACATCTTTTGGCAAATCACTCCCAGAGGTGACATGCTGGAGCAAGTTGGAGGCCTCTAATGCAGTTAGCTTTTCTGGACTGCTGAAGTATCTcactgaaaatgagaaaaatgcaatCAAAATGGAAAGCATAGTAAATAATTACAAATTACTAGTAGAAAATGCAAATCTACCACAGGTGAGGGAGAAACAGAATTTCATCTTGAGCAACATAATTCTTAATTGTTTGAAACCTAGTTCAAAGGTCATACAGCCCCTGGATAAACTGAAAGAAATGCTTCAAGGGGTCTTGCAACAGGTAGGACTACATTTCCCCTATCCAGATCCTTACTTCTTGGCCACTCTCCTGTTCTGGCCAGAAAACCAGCAGCTGGATCAGAACTCCAAACAAATAGGAAAGTTCATCACAACCCTAAGAAGGTCCTTCAGGGAGAAGTATGGTCAGATGTGTCGAGCCAAGAAGCCATTCACACATTTCTACCTTGGGAAGGGCAGAGGCCTCAATCAATTCATTCACAGAGAAAGAATTGAGCAGTGCTTCCAGAACGAGTCGGACTTAAGGGTCCTTTGGCAACATGGAGAtgtatggagagaagagaaagtcaaAGACCTCTTGCTTCGTCTCAATGGCAGAGTTGGGGATGATTTTATCTATGTAGACCATGGAActaaagaaaacttagaaatcCCAGTGCAGCCTGCAATCTTGGGTCAGCTAAGATGTGGCCGAAGTGTGGAAAGAGTTTCTTTCTACCTGGGATTTTCCACTGGAGGCCCAATAGCTTatgatataaaaattatttaa